A genome region from Triticum aestivum cultivar Chinese Spring chromosome 2B, IWGSC CS RefSeq v2.1, whole genome shotgun sequence includes the following:
- the LOC123044602 gene encoding BTB/POZ domain-containing protein At3g22104 isoform X3: MEMADAPAATAPSLAKVADKALEDMPHWPWHCVVDAVKQCQSLFPLAESTGVFDKVVGALLVQMAIPAPGDATPTSSSPESSAFRFSCDTKCSSLSLRRTWWFEDLVVLSPGMVERVAKALLARGADHGIVARFLFYYLKCRIAGANAEDKKAMLEAAITVIADLDRSSVSCKGLFGILRIASPVKLAAGCQEMLVAMIGRKLDHATLDNLLVQAPSGTGSLYDVSLVLRFLEAFLRHGDEPGRLKVGELMDLYLAEVAPDPSLRPARFVELATALPAAARDCHDALYRAIDVYFQVHGRLTDDEKMKICKGINYEKLSPECCKHLATNSGFPTRAAVQALASQHTVLKGIIRHSGPLKPASPPPPPAAHRESYDDAGGDNNGQVVLYASRLELTLENQNLKSLLDSMHWRVMELEKVCSRMKTQMTKMKASRRGAGGGAAAARSLPRMCS; the protein is encoded by the exons GGAGATGGCGGACGCGCCCGCGGCCACCGCCCCGAGTTTGGCCAAGGTGGCGGATAAGGCGCTGGAGGATATGCCGCACTGGCCGTGGCATTGCGTGGTGGACGCCGTGAAGCAGTGCCAGAGCCTCTTCCCGCTTGCCGAATCCACCGGGGTGTTCGACAAGGTCGTCGGCGCGCTGCTGGTTCAGATGGCCATCCCTGCCCCAGGTGACGCCACCCCGACGAGCTCCTCGCCGGAGAGCTCGGCGTTCCGCTTCTCCTGCGATACCAAGTGCAGCAGCCTCAGCCTGCGCCGCACCTGGTGGTTCGAGGACCTCGTCGTCCTCAGCCCCGGCATGGTGGAGCGCGTCGCCAAGGCGCTCCTGGCCAGGGGCGCTGACCACGGCATCGTCGCCCGGTTCCTCTTCTACTACCTCAAGTGCCGCATCGCCGGCGCCAACGCCGAGGACAAGAAGGCGATGCTGGAGGCAGCGATCACCGTCATTGCCGACCTCGACCGGAGTTCCGTTTCTTGCAAGGGCCTGTTCGGCATCCTGAGGATCGCCTCCCCTGTCAAGCTGGCCGCCGGTTGCCAGGAAATGCTCGTGGCCATGATAGGCCGCAAGCTCGACCACGCGACGCTCGACAACCTGCTGGTCCAAGCGCCGTCCGGCACGGGCAGCTTGTACGACGTGAGCCTGGTGCTCAGGTTCCTGGAGGCGTTCCTGCGGCACGGCGACGAGCCGGGGAGGCTGAAGGTGGGCGAGCTCATGGACTTGTACCTGGCCGAGGTCGCGCCGGACCCGTCGCTGCGGCCGGCCAGGTTCGTCGAGCTTGCCACCGCGCTGCCGGCGGCCGCGAGGGACTGCCACGACGCGCTGTACCGCGCCATCGACGTCTACTTCCAG GTCCACGGTCGACTGACGGACGACGAGAAGATGAAGATCTGCAAGGGCATCAACTACGAGAAGCTGTCGCCGGAGTGCTGCAAGCACCTGGCAACCAACTCCGGCTTCCCGACGAGGGCGGCGGTGCAGGCGCTGGCGTCCCAGCACACggtgctcaagggcatcatccgcCACTCCGGCCCGCTGAAACCGGCGTCGCCCCCGCCTCCTCCGGCCGCCCACCGCGAGAGCTACGACGACGCCGGCGGCGACAACAACGGGCAGGTGGTCCTGTACGCGAGCAGGCTGGAGCTGACGCTGGAGAACCAGAACCTCAAGTCGCTCCTGGACAGCATGCACTGGCGGGTGATGGAGCTGGAGAAGGTGTGCAGCCGGATGAAGACGCAGATGACCAAGATGAAGGCCTCCCGGCGAGGAGCAGGAGGCGGCGCCGCCGCGGCGAGATCACTCCCCAGGATGTGTTCTTGA